TGGAAGGCAGGACAAAGATATCCATCAGTGACAGGAGTTCAGGAATATCCTTTCTGTATCCCGCGAAAATAATCTTATCTTCAATACCTAAACTAACCGCCTCTTCCATCAGATATTCCCTCAAAGATCCATCGCCTACAATAAGGAACCTGACTGATTTGTGTATCTCGATTACTTCCCTTGCTGCCTTTAACAGATTACCATGAGCTTTTTCATGACCCAGGTTCCCTATCGTTCCAATTACTTTGGAATTTTCGTTCAGACCAAATTCTTCTCTAAGGTTTTCAGCTGATATTTCCCTGTTAAACCTCTCCAGATCAATACCGTTATCAATCACCCTTATCTTTTCTTCAGGAACCAGGTATTTTAACATGTCCGCCTTAACTCCCTCTGAAACAGCAACAATTCTTCCAAAATAACGTATCCATAGACTGTCAAGAAAACAGTATATCTTTAGCTTCCAGTGAGATTTCAGCCAATTATGATTGGTTGTTATTGTTCCAATATTGCTTTTAGACGCTAACAATCCGTAAAAGTTTGATTTATAACCGTGGCAGTGGACAACATCAATATTTTTTTCTCTTATAAATGCCCGGATTGAAGCGATAACACTCAGATCAAACTGACTTTTGCAGGGGAAAATCGCCGTCTCTATGTTATTGGCCCTGGCTTCATCTACGGTTTCTACATGAGGGTTGTATTCGTTCTTTATAATACCTACAATCGGATAGCAATTATGGGTCTTCTGTAAGCTCTTTGACAGCTCAAGTACCACCCTTTCCGC
This window of the Nitrospirota bacterium genome carries:
- a CDS encoding glycosyltransferase, whose translation is MVLELSKSLQKTHNCYPIVGIIKNEYNPHVETVDEARANNIETAIFPCKSQFDLSVIASIRAFIREKNIDVVHCHGYKSNFYGLLASKSNIGTITTNHNWLKSHWKLKIYCFLDSLWIRYFGRIVAVSEGVKADMLKYLVPEEKIRVIDNGIDLERFNREISAENLREEFGLNENSKVIGTIGNLGHEKAHGNLLKAAREVIEIHKSVRFLIVGDGSLREYLMEEAVSLGIEDKIIFAGYRKDIPELLSLMDIFVLPSIKEGLPMVLLEAMAAKKPVIATRVGAVPKVLKDDAGILIEPGDIAGLRDAIIELMGNREEAEKLAVRGYIKLRNEYSSQNMSKRYLGLYNELISGSSSENIS